One stretch of Arachis hypogaea cultivar Tifrunner chromosome 20, arahy.Tifrunner.gnm2.J5K5, whole genome shotgun sequence DNA includes these proteins:
- the LOC112784871 gene encoding NADPH:quinone oxidoreductase, giving the protein MHSIIGGRSAMSEEKAVIKVAALCGSLRKASFNRGLLRAAIELSKEQITGLHVEFIDTSSLPMLNTDLEQNGRFPPEVEEFRQKILEADCCFFASPDYNYSVTPLLKNALDWGSRPPNVWAGKAAAVVTAGGGGGRAQYHLRQIGVFLDLHFINKPEFYLNAFQPPVKFNDDGDLIDSSARERVKDVLLSLQDLTLRLQGNKS; this is encoded by the exons ATGCATTCGATAATTGGTGGTAGAAGCGCCATGTCTGAAGAGAAAGCAGTGATTAAAGTTGCAGCTCTATGCGGCTCTTTGCGCAAAGCTTCTTTCAACAGAGGCCTCCTTCGTGCCG CCATCGAGCTAAGCAAGGAGCAAATCACAGGGCTCCACGTGGAATTCATAGACACTTCGTCCCTGCCAATGCTCAACACCGATCTTGAACAGAACGGAAGGTTTCCGCCGGAAGTGGAAGAGTTCCGTCAGAAGATTCTAGAAGCTGATTGCTGTTTCTTTGCTTCTCCTGATTATAACTATTCTGTCACTC CTCTCTTGAAGAATGCACTTGACTGGGGTTCAAGACCACCAAACGTGTGGGCTGGAAAAGCAGCCGCAGTCGTAACGGCAGGTGGCGGCGGTGGAAGAGCACAATACCATCTCCGGCAAATCGGAGTCTTCCTCGATCTGCATTTCATCAACAAGCCGGAGTTCTACTTGAACGCTTTCCAGCCGCCGGTAAAGTTCAACGACGACGGAGACTTGATTGACTCTAGTGCAAGAGAGAGGGTTAAGGATGTGCTACTCTCTTTGCAAGATTTGACTTTGAGACTTCAAGGCAATAAGTCCTGA